From the Flavimarina sp. Hel_I_48 genome, one window contains:
- a CDS encoding HYC_CC_PP family protein, which yields MKQGFHNAISLLMAVLVLASTLSFTVDMHYCGDHLVDFSLLQAKTCGMEPKVEHQSSTPDSCAPQVAQKSCCSDKQFKVDGQEDLKPSFTDFHVNEQLFIASFAYSYLYLFEDVEVDFTPFQKYRPPHLTRDVQLLHESFLI from the coding sequence ATGAAACAAGGTTTCCACAATGCAATTTCGCTGCTGATGGCAGTACTGGTTTTAGCCAGTACCTTGTCATTTACGGTAGATATGCACTATTGTGGAGATCATCTGGTCGATTTTTCCCTCCTTCAGGCTAAAACCTGTGGAATGGAACCAAAAGTTGAACATCAGTCAAGTACGCCTGATTCCTGTGCGCCCCAAGTTGCCCAGAAATCCTGCTGTTCAGATAAGCAGTTCAAAGTAGACGGCCAGGAAGATTTAAAGCCATCTTTTACTGATTTTCATGTAAACGAACAGCTTTTTATTGCAAGTTTCGCCTATTCTTATTTATATCTTTTTGAAGACGTTGAGGTAGATTTCACACCTTTCCAGAAATATAGACCGCCGCATCTTACCCGCGACGTGCAGTTACTGCACGAGTCCTTCCTTATTTGA